Proteins from a single region of Oscillatoria sp. FACHB-1406:
- a CDS encoding helix-turn-helix domain-containing protein: MEKAYRYRFYPTSEQEQILRRTIGC; the protein is encoded by the coding sequence ATGGAAAAAGCCTACCGCTACCGTTTTTACCCAACCTCCGAGCAAGAACAAATATTGCGCCGGACAATTGGATGCG